The following are encoded in a window of Candidatus Limnocylindrales bacterium genomic DNA:
- a CDS encoding amidohydrolase family protein, with translation MKPHLVIFFILFFIMPVLSAQPSMKAIVGGTLIQTDGTDPLEDSVVLIEGNKIIKVGKLKEIPIPQDAQIINAKGKWIIPGLVDAHVHFFQSGGLYTRPDILDLRKYRPYQEELSWIKAHLTDTFARYLRCGVTSVVDVGGPLWNFKVRELAQRTALTPRVAVAGPLISTYQPEELTTEDPPVIKVNSPEEARALVRRQAEWQPDLIKIWFILLPGHKPERYFSLIQTIIEESHHHGIRVVVHATELETARVAVKAGADILAHSVDDEIVDREFIQLLKENHVIYTSTLMVSQRYREVLSQQIRLTTPEREIANPYILSTLFDLGKLPPEDIPPHILSRIRNPKPIFPNPIPLKNLKLLQDAGVTLAVGTDAGNIGTLHGPAIFRELELMAEAGLSNQQILTAATIHGAELMGRSQELGSLEAGKLADMVILHANPLARIQNTRSIDLVIKDGQVYTPDQILK, from the coding sequence ATGAAACCTCATCTCGTGATCTTTTTCATTTTATTTTTTATTATGCCGGTTTTATCTGCACAACCTTCTATGAAAGCCATTGTGGGCGGAACTCTTATCCAGACAGATGGAACAGATCCCCTGGAGGACTCGGTTGTTTTAATAGAAGGAAACAAGATTATAAAAGTGGGGAAATTAAAGGAAATCCCGATTCCACAGGATGCACAGATCATAAACGCTAAAGGAAAGTGGATTATTCCAGGGTTAGTAGATGCCCATGTACATTTTTTTCAATCGGGAGGGCTTTATACCCGCCCGGATATTCTGGATCTCAGAAAGTATCGACCTTACCAAGAAGAGTTATCCTGGATTAAAGCCCATTTGACGGACACCTTTGCACGGTATTTGAGATGTGGAGTTACTTCGGTGGTCGATGTAGGAGGACCCCTTTGGAATTTCAAGGTACGCGAGCTGGCCCAAAGAACCGCTTTGACCCCTCGTGTAGCCGTAGCAGGTCCTTTGATTTCTACCTACCAACCTGAAGAACTGACGACCGAGGATCCTCCTGTTATTAAAGTAAATTCTCCTGAAGAAGCCCGGGCCCTGGTACGGCGCCAGGCAGAATGGCAACCCGACTTAATCAAAATCTGGTTTATCCTCCTTCCGGGTCATAAACCGGAGCGTTATTTTTCTTTGATTCAGACAATTATAGAAGAAAGCCACCATCATGGAATTCGGGTAGTTGTTCACGCCACCGAGCTGGAAACGGCCCGGGTAGCTGTAAAAGCAGGTGCAGATATTCTGGCCCATAGTGTGGATGATGAGATCGTTGACCGTGAATTTATTCAACTTCTCAAGGAGAATCATGTCATCTACACATCGACTCTGATGGTTTCTCAGCGGTATCGTGAGGTTCTGAGCCAGCAAATTCGACTGACAACCCCTGAACGGGAAATAGCCAATCCCTATATCCTCTCAACCCTCTTTGACCTTGGAAAATTGCCTCCAGAGGATATTCCCCCACATATTTTAAGCAGAATAAGGAATCCAAAACCCATTTTCCCCAACCCCATTCCCTTAAAAAACCTGAAATTACTTCAAGATGCTGGAGTCACCCTGGCAGTCGGTACCGATGCCGGAAATATAGGAACCCTTCATGGACCGGCCATATTTAGAGAGTTGGAATTGATGGCAGAGGCCGGACTCTCTAACCAGCAGATTTTGACGGCTGCTACGATTCATGGAGCCGAACTCATGGGACGATCCCAGGAATTGGGTTCCCTGGAAGCAGGCAAGCTTGCCGATATGGTTATCCTCCATGCCAATCCCTTAGCCAGGATTCAGAATACCCGTTCCATTGATCTGGTTATTAAAGACGGCCAGGTCTATACGCCGGATCAAATTCTGAAATAG
- a CDS encoding fumarylacetoacetate hydrolase family protein — MKVEEAAEILWQSIQRRIHFPEVLKGKLTLKEAYQVQKAIRDRWLARGEKQAGWKIGLTADAVRNLYRAQAPAFGYLLESRQFPSGTTFQFDEMISPALESELCFKLKSDLKGPGVTREQVLSAIDSVAPAFEIIERRGDMAADLPLGIADNVAQRAYVVGAEITPYPQNLDLDLDLGQVTAEVMRNGKLEVKAVGAEVIDHQLQSIAWLANQLVEYGAYLEAGQRIMSGSFTKPLPIQKGDRWETRFSSIGSVSAIFI; from the coding sequence GTGAAAGTTGAAGAAGCTGCAGAGATACTCTGGCAGTCTATTCAGAGACGTATTCATTTTCCTGAAGTCCTGAAGGGGAAGTTAACTTTAAAGGAAGCTTATCAGGTACAGAAGGCGATACGAGATCGCTGGCTTGCCAGGGGAGAGAAGCAGGCAGGGTGGAAGATCGGTTTAACGGCCGATGCGGTACGTAATCTTTATCGTGCCCAGGCTCCGGCTTTTGGTTATCTTTTAGAAAGTCGGCAGTTTCCCAGTGGTACTACGTTTCAATTCGATGAGATGATCAGTCCTGCCCTGGAATCCGAATTGTGTTTCAAGCTTAAAAGTGATTTAAAAGGACCGGGAGTTACCAGGGAGCAGGTACTCTCGGCTATCGATTCCGTTGCGCCCGCCTTTGAGATCATTGAGCGTCGGGGGGATATGGCGGCTGACCTTCCGCTGGGAATCGCCGATAATGTGGCTCAAAGGGCCTATGTGGTGGGAGCCGAGATAACACCTTACCCTCAAAATCTGGATCTCGATCTGGATCTCGGTCAGGTGACCGCCGAGGTTATGCGAAATGGGAAGTTGGAGGTAAAAGCCGTGGGGGCCGAGGTTATCGATCATCAGCTTCAATCTATCGCCTGGCTGGCTAATCAACTCGTGGAATACGGAGCCTATCTGGAAGCCGGCCAGCGTATTATGAGCGGTTCCTTTACCAAGCCTTTACCAATCCAAAAAGGGGATCGATGGGAAACTCGATTTTCTTCCATAGGTTCTGTTTCGGCTATTTTTATTTAA
- a CDS encoding c-type cytochrome, with translation MHELRNWGMRVGILVVGVFLGLALYLSLSISKTEAAEEKKGDPAAGEKLFFDTQGLGALACVNCHKVNGKGADVGPDLSHVGQKPVEYLRESIVKPSAYIVPGYEILSIKMKDGKTMDGLKKGETDKELKIMDITDPDLKIQTVQKDQIESITPQPDSFMFSFEKILKEDQLNNIIAYLQTLK, from the coding sequence ATGCATGAACTTAGAAACTGGGGTATGCGGGTCGGAATCTTAGTAGTTGGTGTTTTTTTAGGACTTGCTCTTTATCTATCTCTATCGATTTCTAAGACAGAGGCTGCAGAAGAAAAAAAGGGAGATCCGGCGGCCGGTGAAAAGCTGTTTTTTGATACTCAGGGTTTAGGGGCTTTAGCCTGTGTCAATTGCCATAAGGTAAATGGGAAAGGAGCCGATGTAGGCCCTGATCTTTCCCATGTCGGTCAGAAGCCTGTGGAATATCTTCGGGAATCCATTGTTAAACCCAGTGCTTATATCGTTCCGGGCTATGAAATACTTTCCATTAAAATGAAGGACGGTAAAACGATGGATGGGCTCAAAAAAGGGGAAACCGATAAGGAATTAAAAATCATGGATATTACCGATCCAGATCTTAAAATCCAGACAGTTCAAAAGGATCAGATTGAAAGTATCACTCCCCAGCCGGATTCTTTTATGTTCAGTTTTGAAAAAATCCTTAAGGAAGATCAGTTGAACAATATCATAGCCTATCTTCAAACCCTAAAATAG
- a CDS encoding geranylgeranyl reductase family protein, whose product MLKQQDQNSWQAPVDSLPDLLWDVLVIGAGPAGSMAAIHLASQGHRTLLLDKYRFPRDKTCGDGLIPDAIRCLQRAGIYEKVCQAGRQTKMATVFSPSRIDLEVSGEFLTIKRQILDEILAREAVSRGATFCQGKVKSLSLDSQGMITASFSDSPQQIRTRIAVIAMGADVSLLRQLDMVSRPKASGIAIRSYLRSSFHLDRMIVSFDRAIIPGYAWIFPLANNEYNMGCCLLYRGTSTDQINLKEMFYKFTAEFPLAQALLSQGEMITPLQGAMLRCGLTGSQPLKGEKILAIGESIGATFPCTGEGIGKAMETGELAALVIHKALAKRKSEYLQEFPRLLEEKLKPRYLGYQIAENWLAKAWLNDFMVQRARKSRFLREAFTGILAETIDPRMVFSISGILKSWWK is encoded by the coding sequence ATGCTTAAACAACAAGATCAAAATAGCTGGCAAGCCCCGGTGGATTCACTTCCAGATTTGTTATGGGACGTACTGGTTATAGGCGCCGGCCCTGCAGGTTCCATGGCAGCCATTCATTTAGCCTCTCAGGGCCATAGGACCCTCTTACTGGATAAATATAGATTTCCCAGAGATAAGACCTGTGGAGATGGTCTCATTCCCGATGCCATACGGTGTCTCCAAAGGGCAGGCATATATGAGAAAGTCTGTCAGGCCGGTCGACAGACGAAAATGGCTACCGTTTTTAGTCCGTCCAGGATAGATCTCGAGGTTTCGGGAGAGTTTCTGACGATCAAACGGCAGATTCTGGATGAGATTCTTGCCAGAGAAGCTGTCTCCCGAGGGGCTACCTTTTGTCAAGGGAAAGTTAAAAGTCTTTCCCTGGATTCCCAGGGTATGATCACCGCTTCATTTTCAGACTCTCCCCAACAGATCCGTACACGGATAGCAGTTATCGCCATGGGAGCCGACGTTTCCCTTTTACGTCAACTGGATATGGTCTCGCGTCCAAAGGCAAGCGGAATAGCCATCCGCAGTTATCTCCGCTCTTCGTTTCATCTGGACCGCATGATTGTCTCTTTTGATCGTGCCATTATTCCCGGCTACGCATGGATATTTCCCCTGGCTAACAACGAATATAACATGGGGTGTTGCCTACTTTACCGGGGAACTTCCACCGATCAGATCAACTTAAAAGAAATGTTTTATAAATTCACAGCCGAATTTCCCCTGGCGCAGGCATTGTTAAGCCAGGGCGAAATGATAACCCCCCTTCAAGGAGCCATGCTGAGATGTGGTCTGACCGGTTCCCAGCCTCTTAAAGGTGAAAAGATACTGGCCATTGGAGAAAGTATTGGCGCAACCTTTCCCTGTACCGGAGAAGGTATCGGTAAAGCTATGGAGACAGGAGAATTAGCGGCGTTGGTTATACATAAAGCCCTGGCAAAAAGGAAGAGTGAATATCTGCAAGAATTTCCACGTCTTTTAGAGGAAAAATTAAAACCCCGATACCTGGGATATCAAATCGCAGAAAACTGGCTGGCCAAAGCCTGGCTCAACGATTTTATGGTGCAACGCGCCCGCAAAAGCAGATTTCTACGGGAGGCCTTTACCGGGATCCTGGCAGAAACCATAGATCCACGCATGGTCTTCTCTATCTCTGGGATTTTGAAATCCTGGTGGAAGTAA
- a CDS encoding ABC transporter substrate-binding protein translates to MKKYPKVFSVLVGISALWLLLSSPASGAQAEPKYGGILNASHIADIPSLSIHEEATASTVWPMMPCYNNLVLFDPLKKQESMETIIGELAESWEWQDEGKSLVFHLRKGVKWHDGQPFSSKDVKYTFDLVRQAPGMTVKLRVNPRKLWYDNVEAIDAPDEATVIFRLKRPQPSLLMMLASGYSPVYPAHIPPAQLRTKCVGTGPFKMKEHRPGEVLELEKNPDYFIPGRPYLDGIRYIMIKDRATRTAALQAGQVDIAFPFDTTKTIAETLKKTNPDMVIVETSQNVNENILINFEKPPFDNPKLRLAINLAMDRRAYVQAVYQGGGVIGGAMLPKPYGVWGLPEEELVKLPGYGDPVKQKEEAKKILAELGYGPDNPLKVVLSTRATASYLDPANFVIDQLKQVGIEATLEQVETGVWHPKVTRREYTLAANRTGIGPDDPDANYFENYKCGSPRNYSGYCNKEIDELIEKQSQTLDFAERLKLVQEIDKKLQIDGARPILGWALDYFAMWPYVKNLVPHQSVYNYGRMQEVWLDK, encoded by the coding sequence ATGAAAAAGTATCCAAAGGTGTTTTCTGTCTTGGTGGGAATTTCTGCTCTCTGGTTACTTTTATCCTCTCCGGCTTCAGGGGCTCAAGCTGAACCGAAGTATGGAGGAATTCTTAATGCTTCCCACATTGCAGACATTCCCAGTCTAAGCATCCACGAAGAAGCAACGGCTTCTACCGTATGGCCCATGATGCCCTGCTATAATAACCTGGTACTCTTTGATCCATTGAAAAAACAAGAGAGTATGGAGACTATCATTGGAGAACTGGCCGAGAGCTGGGAGTGGCAGGATGAGGGAAAGAGTTTGGTTTTTCATCTACGAAAAGGGGTCAAGTGGCACGACGGCCAGCCTTTCAGCTCCAAAGATGTAAAGTATACCTTTGACCTGGTTCGTCAGGCTCCCGGCATGACGGTCAAATTACGGGTAAATCCCCGTAAACTCTGGTATGATAATGTAGAAGCTATCGATGCTCCTGATGAAGCTACAGTTATTTTCCGCCTGAAACGACCCCAACCCTCGCTCTTGATGATGCTGGCCTCAGGATACTCTCCTGTTTATCCCGCCCATATCCCCCCTGCCCAACTTCGCACCAAATGTGTAGGAACCGGTCCCTTCAAAATGAAAGAACATCGTCCGGGCGAGGTGTTGGAGTTGGAGAAAAATCCCGATTACTTTATTCCGGGACGTCCCTACCTGGACGGTATTCGTTATATCATGATCAAGGATCGGGCCACCCGCACAGCCGCCCTACAAGCCGGACAGGTCGATATTGCTTTTCCCTTTGATACCACAAAAACCATTGCCGAGACCTTGAAGAAGACCAATCCGGATATGGTTATCGTGGAGACCAGTCAAAACGTTAATGAGAACATCTTGATTAATTTTGAGAAACCTCCCTTTGATAACCCAAAGTTGCGATTAGCCATTAACCTGGCCATGGATCGTAGAGCTTATGTTCAGGCTGTATATCAGGGAGGAGGGGTTATAGGCGGAGCGATGCTCCCTAAACCTTATGGAGTTTGGGGACTTCCGGAAGAAGAGCTGGTTAAACTGCCGGGCTATGGAGATCCGGTCAAACAGAAGGAGGAAGCGAAAAAAATCCTGGCCGAACTGGGATATGGCCCGGATAATCCCTTAAAAGTCGTCTTATCTACACGGGCCACGGCGAGTTATTTAGACCCGGCTAACTTTGTCATTGATCAGCTCAAACAAGTAGGAATCGAAGCAACTTTGGAACAGGTGGAGACGGGAGTCTGGCATCCGAAAGTTACACGGAGGGAGTATACCCTTGCTGCCAATCGAACCGGTATTGGTCCCGATGATCCCGATGCCAACTACTTTGAAAACTACAAATGCGGTTCGCCCCGTAATTATTCGGGTTATTGCAACAAAGAAATCGATGAATTGATTGAGAAGCAATCTCAAACCCTCGATTTCGCCGAACGTCTCAAACTGGTCCAGGAGATCGATAAAAAACTCCAGATAGACGGGGCCAGACCTATCCTGGGTTGGGCTCTCGATTACTTTGCCATGTGGCCGTATGTTAAAAACTTAGTGCCGCATCAAAGTGTTTATAACTACGGTCGGATGCAGGAGGTCTGGTTAGATAAATAA